A segment of the Mycobacterium intracellulare ATCC 13950 genome:
CACTGCTGCACGCTCATTGGTCGTCCTCCTCCGGAACCGCCGTCATCGGAAATGGCTTCTCCGCATCAGAGAATGCCATTATCGCCGGTTGAGGGGAAGCCTCCTGCCGCGCGCCGCGTCGAGCGAGTAGGGGCCGCCGCCGATGAAGACCAGCAGGAAGAACGCGAAGCAGAAGAGGATGGACAGCGCGCCGCCGTTGCCCCCGGGCGGGTCGGCGACGGGCCAGAGGGCCATGGGCTGATGCATCCAGAAGTAGGCGACCGCCATCTCGCCCGACGCGATGAATGCGGCGGTGCGCGTGAACAACCCGGCGGCGACGAGCAGGCCGGCGACGATCTCGATCAGGCCGGCATACCAGCCGGGCCAGGATCCGAACTCGACGACAACGGGCGAGCGGACGGGCCAATCGAACAGGCTCCTCGACCCGTACGCGGCGAAGAGCAGGCCGTAGACGAGGCGAAACGCGGACAACGCGGCCGGGGCGTGGCGGGCCAGGCGGCGGTCGAGACCCTTCGTCACGATCCACACGTTACGGTCGCGGTCCAGTCCAGCAGTCGCCGCCACAGCCGGTGCCGGCTCGACGCCATGTTGTGGCAGTGCGCGCTGTCGGCCAACACCACCGTGGTGATGTCGGGGCAACTCCGGTACAGCGCCGCCTCGGCGCGGGGATCCGGTGAGACGTCGACGGCGCCGAAACCGACCAGCACCGGGACGTCGATGCGCGCCGCATGGTCGGCCACGATGCCGGGGATCATCGCCGTGCCGAACACCCGCGGCACCACCGACTTGGCGGTGACGGAGTCGGCGGCGACGACGGCCGCGGGAACGTCGGCGAGGTGAAACCAGCTCTGCAGATGCTCGCGCGGGCCCTCGAAATACGGCTGCGGCAAGGCCGAAAGGATTTCCTGGGCGAGCTCGGCGCGCCCCTGCGGGGATCCGGCGCGAGCGATGAGCGCCGCATCGAGGTTCAGCGGCGCGACGTGCCGATTGGTGCACCCGAGGAGCGCCATGCCGGAGTAACTGGGGAACAGCGCTTGCTGGGTGAGGGCAAGGTAGCCGCCCAGCGAATGCGCCACGGCCACCGGCGGCGCATGGACGCCGATGGTGTCCGGCAGAGCCGCCACGGCGCAGGCCAGCGTGGCGGCGATGTCGGCGAAGTCGAAGTCGCGGGCCGGTTGCGAGCTTTCGCCGGTGCCCAACGGATCGATCGTCACGACCGCGTAGCCGTCGCCGGTGGCGAATTCGGCGAAGCTGTACCCGTCGTGGCCGGGAATCTCGAGGTCCCAGTACTCGCGGCTGTAGGTGCCGCCCGGCAGGCAGACGAGGATGGCGGCCGCGCCGTCGCCCGCGCGCGCCGGGTAATAGGTCGCCGCCAGCGATGCCCGCTCGCCGATCGCGCCGCTGACGTCGAGGCTCAACACGTGAGCGGGAAACGCCATCGCACGCAACTCCTTTCCGAACGGACGCCGCGCCAGGGTGATCAGTGTGTCAGGTTCGCCGTACCCGCGGCTAGCGTTGTCGGGCATGTTGACCTACCTGTACCTGCTCGGCGCGATCTTCGCGGAAGTGGTGGCGACCAGCCTGCTCAAGAGCACCGAAGGTTTCTCTCGACTCTGGCCGACCGTGGTTTGCCTGGTCGGTTACGCCATCTCGTTCGCGTTGCTGGCGGTCTCGATTTCGCGCGGCATGCAGACCGATGTCGCCTACGCGTTGTGGTCGGCCATCGGCACGGCCCTCATCGTGTTGATCGCCGTGCTGTTCCTGGGCTCGTCGATATCGTTGACCAAGGTCGTCGGCGTCGGCCTGATCATCGCGGGTGTCGTCACGCTCAATTTGAGTGGCGCCCACTGAGGGCAGCAGCCAGGATCGACGCAACGACTCGTGGCAGGAGAAAAGTGACCTTTCGATTCCGTGGCCTCGCCCTCGTTGCGTTGACCATGGCGCTGGCATTGCTGCTCGCTCCGCGCGGCTCGGCCGACGCCTACACCGACGAGCTGGTGGCCCAGTTCAACGCCGAGACGCATGTGGTGACCGACCCCGGGGCCAGGCCGCCGCTGCGCAATGTCGGCGAACTGAATCGGCAGATCCTCGCCGGTCCGTGGACGTGGAGCTCCCAGCCACCGGTCTGGGTGGCGGCGGTGGCGCCCGGCAACAGCGGTGTGACCACGGCGGATGCCATCCACGGCGCGATGTCGGCGCGGGAGCCGAAGTTCAGCGGCGTCATCGTCGTCATCGACTCGCAGGGCTACCACGTCCGTGCCTACAAGGTGCCCAAAGTCATTGCGGACCGCGTCGATGAATTGATGAATCAGTCGGCCACCGAGCACGGACCCGACCCGTACGCGACCACGAGTGCGTTCGTCAGCAGGCTGGCCGCCCTCGACGTCCCCGCCAACGCGCCGGTGGCCACCTCTGCGGTCGCCCACGAGAAGCACGACGACTGGGCCTGGCTGAAGGTGACGCTGGTCATTTCCGGCATCGCCCTGGGGATGGGCGCGCTGCTCTGGATCGTCGTGCGCCGAAATCACAAGCACCGCAAGCCAATCGACAAGTGAGGTCTTCCCGATGAGTACGAACAAGATCAATCGCGGCATCCTGCTCGCCATGGTGCTGATCGGAACGATCGCCTACGGCTTGCTGTACAGCCACGCGTCGACGGTGTTCAAGCTGCTCGTTCCGCTCGCCCTGCTGTTCCTGCTGGGGATGGTCATCCGCGATGTGCTCAAGGACCGGGACTCCGGAAAGCCCTGACGTCGCGCCGCGACGATTGGGGTAGCGTTCTCCGGAAAGTTTTCGCCTCGTGCGTCGGCGGAGAGCAGGGACTGAGAATGAGTGCGAGTCTGTATGGCCTTCTGACCGCGATCAGCCTCGCGCTGGCAGTGCTATTGGCGGCCGTCGCCGGCTTTTATGTCAATCGCCTGGAGCGCCGGCCGACCCTGCCGATCAGCGAGGAAATCGGCAGCGCTAAAGCGGTTTTGCACAAGGTGCGCAAGCGCGAACCGATGTCGCAGGACGAGGTGGACTACGCCAGGCAGGTCGTCGCCGATCGTCGGTCGGTGATGGCCCTGTGCATCCCCGGCGCCCTGTTCATGTTGAGCTGTTTTTTCGTCTTCGGCAGCCTGTACCACCTGCATGGAGCGACGCCTTCCGAGCGGACGTTCCTCGGCGTGATCCCCATGCTGACCTCGACGAACCTG
Coding sequences within it:
- a CDS encoding DoxX family protein, yielding MTKGLDRRLARHAPAALSAFRLVYGLLFAAYGSRSLFDWPVRSPVVVEFGSWPGWYAGLIEIVAGLLVAAGLFTRTAAFIASGEMAVAYFWMHQPMALWPVADPPGGNGGALSILFCFAFFLLVFIGGGPYSLDAARGRRLPLNRR
- a CDS encoding alpha/beta hydrolase gives rise to the protein MPDNASRGYGEPDTLITLARRPFGKELRAMAFPAHVLSLDVSGAIGERASLAATYYPARAGDGAAAILVCLPGGTYSREYWDLEIPGHDGYSFAEFATGDGYAVVTIDPLGTGESSQPARDFDFADIAATLACAVAALPDTIGVHAPPVAVAHSLGGYLALTQQALFPSYSGMALLGCTNRHVAPLNLDAALIARAGSPQGRAELAQEILSALPQPYFEGPREHLQSWFHLADVPAAVVAADSVTAKSVVPRVFGTAMIPGIVADHAARIDVPVLVGFGAVDVSPDPRAEAALYRSCPDITTVVLADSAHCHNMASSRHRLWRRLLDWTATVTCGS
- a CDS encoding DMT family transporter, with amino-acid sequence MTYLYLLGAIFAEVVATSLLKSTEGFSRLWPTVVCLVGYAISFALLAVSISRGMQTDVAYALWSAIGTALIVLIAVLFLGSSISLTKVVGVGLIIAGVVTLNLSGAH